CCTGCAGGGCGCATGTCTGTAAATACAGCATTTGCCATAGCAACTATTTTTACTGTTTTAGGTCTTGCTATTTTGTACAGCATAAACAAGCAAACCGCTATGTTTGGTGCTATTTCCATATTTCTATACACTTGTGTTTATACGCCTTTAAAAACAAAAACGCCTATTTCTGTTTTTGTTGGAGCTATTCCGGGTGCTATTCCGTTTATGCTAGGTTGGGTAGCAGCTACTAACGATTTTGGTATTGAGCCGGGAACGTTATTTGCTTTGCAGTTTTTCTGGCAGTTCCCTCATTTTTGGGCTATTGGCTGGTTTTTGTTTGAAGATTATAAACGTGGTGGCTTTTTTATGTTACCTACAGGAAAACAAGATAGAGGTACCGCTGTACAAGTTATTATGTACACCATTTGGACCATTTTAATTTCAATAATTCCGGTATTTGGATTTACTGGGCGTTTGCAACTTTCTATTGTTGCAGCAATTATTGTGTTTATTCTTGGGTTGGGCATGTTGTATTATGCAATTCAATTATTTAAAAAAATGACAGAGCAATCTGCGAAACAACTTATGCTATCTAGTGTAGCTTATATTACGTTGGTGCAAATTGTTTATGTAATCGATAAATTTATAAGTTAATCATGGATTTAACTCAAGGAACAAGAGAAGAGAAGACAGGCAGAGCAAAAAAAATGATGCTTTGGTTTGGTATTATTTCGTTAATCATGTCTTTTATGGGCTGGACGAGTGCTTTTATTGTAAGTAGCTCACGTCCCGATTGGTTAAGTGATTTTAGATTACCAAATGCTTTTATTATTAGCACAGTGGTTATTGTGGTTAGTAGTATTACTTTTTTATTAGCAAAAAAATCACTTAAAAATGGCCAGCATAAGGCAACAAGCTTATGGTTGTTGGTAACCTTAGTTTTGGGTGTTGTGTTTATTTATAACCAGTTTGCTGGTTTTAGACAAATTATAGATTTGGGGTATAATTTTACCGGGCCAACGAGTAATGTTACCATGTCGTACATTTATTTAATTGCTTTAGTACACATTTTACACGTTGTGGCTGGGTTAATTTGTCTGTTGGTTGTAATTTATAATCATTTTAAACAAAAGTATAGCGCAACAAATATGTTAGGCTTTGAGTTGGCAGCAACCTTCTGGCATTTTATAGATATTCTTTGGGTTTATTTATTTTTGTTTTTATACTTTGTAAGATAGATTTTTGTTTACGGATTAATCGTGATTGCTTGTTTTTAAAGGTGTTTAGCGGTGAGTTTGCATATGTAAATATACCTTTAATATTAATTTGAAATTTGACAAGTAGGCCTGTGTTAGGGATTGAACGGCTTGTTTGAAATCCTTTTTATTTTTATTAAAAATAAAAAGATTGAGTAGTGAAAGCCCGACCCTTGGGGAACGCCCAAAGGTTTTCGAGGCAGGAATATGGGATAATATTAATTTTTATTGTTTCATATTTTATTAGATAAATAAATTGATTATTTTTGTCCAACTTTTAAATAACAACCAATTATATATGAGTACAGCAGTAGCAGAAGGCAAAACTTGGAATGGCGGGAATGAACCGTTAAAGGCAAGTTACGGTAAAATGATGATGTGGTTTTTCATCGTTTCGGATGCTTTAACATTTTCGGGGTTTTTAGCAGCTTACGGATTTTCTAGATTTAAATTTATTGATGCTTGGCCAATTGCCGATGAAGTGTTTACTCACTTTCCATTTTTACATGGTGTAAATGCACCGATGTATTATGTGGCGTTTATGACGTTTGTACTTATTATGTCGTCGGTAACGATGGTATTAGCAGTAGATGCGGGACACCATTTAAACAAAGGTAAAGTTACTATTTACATGTTTTTAACCATTATTGGTGGTATAATATTCGTTGGTTCTCAAGCTTGGGAATGGAACACGTTTATTAAAGGTGAATATGGTGCTGTGCAAACGCAAGGTGGAAACATTTTACAGTTTGGTGAGTATGTAACTGTAGATGGTGAACAAGTGTTTAAACGTGTTGCAGTAAAGGATTTTGCTGTTGTAAATACACATAAAGAAAGAAGTGCTCACGAAAGCAAAAACGGACTTTGGTTTCAAAGTGAAGGTGCTTTACCTGCTTACGATGTCGATGAGGTTGTAAAAGGTTTAGAAGCGCATGAAAATGTTTTGATTAGAACTCAAATATTAAATGAGGAAGGTGAAAAAACAGTATTAACTAGAGCTGAATCTTTAAAATCTTTAAAAGATAACGGTAGATTATATGTTGAGGGTGCTAACTTACAAGTTAACGAATATGGTTCTCCGCTGTTTGCCGATTTCTTTTTCTTTATTACAGGTTTCCACGGTTTTCACGTATTATCGGGTATTATTATTAACATCATTGTTTTCTTTAATGTGTTAGTAGGGACTTACGAAAAACGTAGAAGCTACGAAATGGTAGAGAAAGTTGGTTTATACTGGCACTTTGTAGATTTAGTTTGGGTATTTGTATTTACATTCTTCTACCTAGTTTAACAAAAAATATATTTTTCAGTTCCTTTAATTAGGAGATATAAAAGCATTTAAAATGGCACACGAACATAAATTAGAAATATTTAAAGGTTTAGTTAAGTTTAAATCTAATACTCAAAAAATTTGGGGCGTATTAGCGCTACTTAGTTTTATAACTATTGTTGAGGTTATATTAGGTATTATTAAACCTGAAAGTTTAATGGGACCTGTTTTAGGTATGAAACTTTTAAACTGGATTTTCATTATCTTAACAATTGTTAAAGCTTATTACATTACTTGGGATTTTATGCACATGCGTGATGAAACTGCTGGTTTGCGTCGTGCTGTAGTATGGACTGCTATTTTCTTGATATTATACCTAGTATTTATTTTATTACAAGAAGGTGGTTACGTTTTTAGAGTATACGATAACGGCTATATTAAAAGAGACTTTTAATAAGAAATAGAGAATTTAAACAGTGCTTTTTAAGCCTTTTAAATTATAGATATAAAGTAATCCCGCTGAAAGGCGGGATCTTTTTTTTTAAAGTGATCTTATTAAGATAAATTAACAAAGTAAAGACGGTTTTTAGACCGTCTTTTTTTATTTTTGCAACGTGCTAAATAAAGCCAAAAACGGAGTGAATTATGGATAGAAAAAAAGTGGGCCGCTATGCTGTATTGGGAATATTATTTTTTCTTCCTGTTGCGTTTTTATTGATTTTATATCCTTCTACGCACAACTACCAACCATTAGATATTGTACAAGAGCAGGTTTTAGATTTAGAAGCCTTTACATCGGATACCGATGAGCCTGTGGTTTTAAAAGACCATATTACTGTTTTAGGTTTTTTAGGTACAGACCCAATGAAAAATGCTATTGAGGCATCTAATCTTAAAGAATTAATTTACGATAAGTTTAAAGGCTTTAAAAAGTTTCAGTTAGTAATATTGATGCCTAAAGGAACCGAAGAAGCTGTAAAGGAACTTATAGCTGAAATAAACTCTTATGATGATATAAGATTCTGGCATTTTGTTTACGGTAACCCTGCAGATATAAAACGTGTTTATTTTAGTTTGAAAAGTAAAACGGATTTAAAACCAGATTTATCTACTGCTGATGTTTTTATTATTGATAAAGACTTAAACCAACGTGGTCGTTTAGACGATAGAACGGATAAAGAACTAGAAAAAAACAGCCCCATTTACGGACTAAACGGATATGATTGTATTGAAGTTGCTGAAGTTAAAAATAAAATGAGCGACGATTTACGCATTGTGTTTACGGAGTATAGACAAAAACGTAAAGGAGAATTTAATTCGGATATTAGACGTGCAGGCGATTTAAAAGGAAGCACAAAATAATTTTTTAAAATGAAGAAAAAGAATAACTATTCATACATCGGTATTGCTTTTGTGATTTTAGTTTTTGGAATTATTTTTATTCCTGAAATTGTAGATCGAATTTCTAATAATGATGTGTCTAGACAATCGGGAAGAAGTGATCAAAAATCAGCGACTTCTAAGGTGTCCGATTTAGCCTTTATTGAAATAAATGGTGAGGCTAAAAAAGTACCTGCTTTTGCATTTACTAATCAAAACGGAGAAACTATTACCAACAAAGATTACGAAGGTAAAGTGTATGTCATCGAGTTCTTTTTTACAACTTGTCCAACAATATGCCCGAGAATGAGCCAGAATTTGGTTCAAATTCAAAATACTTTTGAAGGCTTTGAAGATTTTGGTGTAGCATCATTCACTATAAATCCGAGTCATGATACGCAAGAGGTTTTAAAGGCTTACGCCGAAAAATATGGTGTTACTAACCCAAACTGGCATTTAATGACAGGAGAAAAAGAAACCATTTATGAATTGGCCAATCAAGGTTTTAACTTGTATGCAGCCGAAGCAGAAAATGTAGCTGGTGGTTTTGAACATTCTGGAAACTTCGCGTTAATTGATAAAAATGGTTTTATTAGATCTAGAACAGACGATTACGGAAACCCAATTATATATTACAGAGGTATTGTATCGGAATCTGAAAAAGTTGATGACGACGGCGTAAAAGAAGAAATTAGTGCATTAAAAGCAGATATTAAAAAATTACTGAATGAATAAGGATAATAACACTTTAGACGATAAAAAATACAACAAACTTATTGTTATACTTTCTGTAGCTATTCCTGTGGTTGTGGCTATTTTATTTGGGGTTAAAATCGATGCAGAATTACCTGTGTTTTTACCACCTATTTATGCTTCTGTTAATGCATTAACGGCTTTTGTTTTGGTATTGGCGTTTATTGCAATTCAGAATAAAAAAGTTAAACTGCATGAGAAATTAATGAAGTTTGCTATCGGACTTTCGGTTTTGTTCTTAGTGATGTATGTGGCTTACCACATGACGAGCGATTCTACTAAATACGGTGGTGAAGGCTTTATTCGCGTGCTTTACTATTTTATATTAATTACGCATATTTTAATGTCTATTGTGGTTATTCCGTTTGTTTTAATAACTTATGTACGTGCTATTACAAACAATATAGAAAAGCACCGTAAAATCGCGAAAATCACTTTTCCGCTTTGGTTATATGTGGCAGTATCAGGTGTAGTTGTTTTTATAATGATATCGCCTTATTATTAAATCGTTTGGCTTAGTAAGCTTATGTTGTAATCGGTTGGTTCGGCTAGCCCATTAATAAATAATATGAAAACTAAAATAATATT
The window above is part of the Algibacter sp. L3A6 genome. Proteins encoded here:
- the cyoE gene encoding heme o synthase, coding for MSRSKTTIENPGLISDFKEITKMRLALSVVFSSLAGYLLGVDTVDFKTLTLLAFGGYFMVGASNAFNQIIEKDLDALMDRTKNRPIPAGRMSVNTAFAIATIFTVLGLAILYSINKQTAMFGAISIFLYTCVYTPLKTKTPISVFVGAIPGAIPFMLGWVAATNDFGIEPGTLFALQFFWQFPHFWAIGWFLFEDYKRGGFFMLPTGKQDRGTAVQVIMYTIWTILISIIPVFGFTGRLQLSIVAAIIVFILGLGMLYYAIQLFKKMTEQSAKQLMLSSVAYITLVQIVYVIDKFIS
- a CDS encoding heme-copper oxidase subunit III, which encodes MDLTQGTREEKTGRAKKMMLWFGIISLIMSFMGWTSAFIVSSSRPDWLSDFRLPNAFIISTVVIVVSSITFLLAKKSLKNGQHKATSLWLLVTLVLGVVFIYNQFAGFRQIIDLGYNFTGPTSNVTMSYIYLIALVHILHVVAGLICLLVVIYNHFKQKYSATNMLGFELAATFWHFIDILWVYLFLFLYFVR
- a CDS encoding cytochrome c oxidase subunit 3, which produces MSTAVAEGKTWNGGNEPLKASYGKMMMWFFIVSDALTFSGFLAAYGFSRFKFIDAWPIADEVFTHFPFLHGVNAPMYYVAFMTFVLIMSSVTMVLAVDAGHHLNKGKVTIYMFLTIIGGIIFVGSQAWEWNTFIKGEYGAVQTQGGNILQFGEYVTVDGEQVFKRVAVKDFAVVNTHKERSAHESKNGLWFQSEGALPAYDVDEVVKGLEAHENVLIRTQILNEEGEKTVLTRAESLKSLKDNGRLYVEGANLQVNEYGSPLFADFFFFITGFHGFHVLSGIIINIIVFFNVLVGTYEKRRSYEMVEKVGLYWHFVDLVWVFVFTFFYLV
- a CDS encoding cytochrome C oxidase subunit IV family protein, whose protein sequence is MAHEHKLEIFKGLVKFKSNTQKIWGVLALLSFITIVEVILGIIKPESLMGPVLGMKLLNWIFIILTIVKAYYITWDFMHMRDETAGLRRAVVWTAIFLILYLVFILLQEGGYVFRVYDNGYIKRDF
- a CDS encoding SCO family protein; translation: MKKKNNYSYIGIAFVILVFGIIFIPEIVDRISNNDVSRQSGRSDQKSATSKVSDLAFIEINGEAKKVPAFAFTNQNGETITNKDYEGKVYVIEFFFTTCPTICPRMSQNLVQIQNTFEGFEDFGVASFTINPSHDTQEVLKAYAEKYGVTNPNWHLMTGEKETIYELANQGFNLYAAEAENVAGGFEHSGNFALIDKNGFIRSRTDDYGNPIIYYRGIVSESEKVDDDGVKEEISALKADIKKLLNE
- a CDS encoding DUF420 domain-containing protein, producing MNKDNNTLDDKKYNKLIVILSVAIPVVVAILFGVKIDAELPVFLPPIYASVNALTAFVLVLAFIAIQNKKVKLHEKLMKFAIGLSVLFLVMYVAYHMTSDSTKYGGEGFIRVLYYFILITHILMSIVVIPFVLITYVRAITNNIEKHRKIAKITFPLWLYVAVSGVVVFIMISPYY